The genomic stretch GGCTGGAACCGCCGGGCGATGCCCGTGCGCCGGAGGCGAAGCAGTTTCAGGCGGCGTTCTACGAGCCGGGACGAGTCTACGGCATCGTGGAGAACGGCCAGCGTCGCGGCACGGCCACGGTCCTTTCCGCGAGCCCGGACGAGTGCACCGAGCGATGGCTGGAAGGAGATCTTGCGGAGCGAAGGAACGGGGTGCTGAGAACCCGCTGCTTCTATCGAGTTTCCCCGGACGCGCGGCGGAGCATCTCGCGCATGAGGATCACGTCTTGGAGGTCCTGCGGGCGGCCGGCCGCCTCCTTGGAGCGGATGATGTCCGGCAGCGCGGCCGCATCCAGGTCGACGCCGAAGACCTGATAGCGCAGCGCGCCCTTCTTCAGGTCATCGTAACCCGCCGTGCCGGTGGGCTCGAACGCCACATCCAGCCGGCCGGCCGAGGTGATCAGATCCCACAGGCTCGCGCGGGAAAGCATCGCCGCGCTGCAGTCGAACGGCAGCCCCTCTGGCACGCTCTCCGTGTAGATGCGCGCGTCGAGCTCGCGCAGAGCGGCGGCCAGTCTCTCCAGGTTGTCACGATCCCGCGCGGGCGTAATGTCGGCATCCGCAGTCAACCGGGGGAAGCCCTGCAGCCGCGCAGCCAGCGCGCCGATGAGGACGTACCGGACCCCGTGCTTCGCCAGCGCCCGAACGATACGCTCCGGGTCGAGCGGCGCGATGTCAGGCACGGCGCGCCCCGGCCGCGAAACGGGCCACGTTCGCGACCTCCCGCAGTCGCTCCTCGGGAGAGAGCCGCAGGATGCGCGGAACGTCGTCCAGCATGTGGCTCCCTTCCACGGGCCGGGGCCACAGCTCAGGATGCAGGTCGAAGCCTGCAGCGGCGAGCAAGCGCGACAAGGTCTCGCTGCTCGGCGACGTTTCGCCGCTCTCGATTCGGGCGACGACGGACTGTGCCGTCCTCGCCCGCCGCGCCAGTTCGCGCTGCGACAGGCCCGCTCGCCTGCGGGCCTCGCGCACCAGGCCGCCCGCATCCCGCGTCCACGCCATGAAGGTATGATAGCTGATTAGCTATCAGAAGGGAAGGGGAACGCACGTGAACCGCTCAATCCTGCTCCCGATCCTTCTTCTGGGCGCGTGGGCGCGCCACTCGTAGCGCAGCGGCCGCAGAGCCGCGCCGCGCTCCTCGCCCAGCAAGGCGGCGAGTTCCGCGCCGAGTACGTCGTCGAGGTGAAGGACACGGCGGCGGGGCTCTTTCACGTGACCGCCACGTTCAACAACCTGCGCCAGCGGCGGCTCGAGCTCGCGCTCCTGGTCTGGACCCCCGGCTGGTACACGATCGAGAACTATGGCAAGAACGTGTTGCGGTTCGCGGTGAAGGACGGCTCCGGCAATCGGCTGCCCGCGCCGCGCATCCAGCCGCAGACGTGGATCGTCGATACGCGCGGCAAGGACCGCATCGTCGTCGGGGATAGGGGATAGGGGATAGGCATCATAGGGGCATGCGTCCGCGGCCGGTGGTTTTCCCGATGCGACGGCTGAGCCCCGAAAAAGGGTGGCGTTCTCCGCTTGGAGCGGACATGCTCGAGATGGCCCACGAGGGAGTCC from Gemmatimonadota bacterium encodes the following:
- a CDS encoding helix-turn-helix transcriptional regulator, whose amino-acid sequence is MAWTRDAGGLVREARRRAGLSQRELARRARTAQSVVARIESGETSPSSETLSRLLAAAGFDLHPELWPRPVEGSHMLDDVPRILRLSPEERLREVANVARFAAGARRA